One genomic window of Cercospora beticola chromosome 5, complete sequence includes the following:
- a CDS encoding uncharacterized protein (antiSMASH:Cluster_18~CAZy:AA2) produces MFGHLIMLAQLGGIAQAAYVWPSKYDRLDDLLYLQGGYIRNGELSDQVRTCDFGAGAPGIQKSAEWLRTAFHDAATYDTATKLGGLDASIQFELDRAENKGAALNNTLADISSSYNTRDSASDLLALAMVMAVEKCGGLVVPLRFGRVDATKEGIAGVPEAHTDLETAQKRFQTMGFSQEEMITLVACGHTIGGVHSVDHPEIVTEGGVSEENVARFDTTTGSFDNAVVNEFLNNTTKNPLVVAKNDTLNSDKRIFTSDKNQTMTKLSDPAYFKSQCESLLERMINTVPGNVQLTEPYQPADIRPTISSYQLRGDKVELAGRIRVRTTESTGRNASDIEVTLLPEDSTQTISTTMATFKGGSSSGYNKEIFNWYEFNSTLDAGAIKAFDIQLSTRSTGKVVTNDNGGTGGFPLNADIFWQRESSCLAFDQSTQTTRFSVVVAIREQVVENAAPQIVVVQRETMLGSHMPHLVQETIEMKRTEKVVGGYVFYQADATLRDQSVSGTMFDIVVGESKLEFLETNDVASNACQVAS; encoded by the exons ATGTTTGGCCATCTTATTATGCTCGCTCAACTGGGCGGCATAGCTCAAGCGGCATACGTATGGCCATCGAAGTACGACAGGCTAGACGATCTATTGTATCTCCAAGGCGGCTACATCAGGAACGGCGAGCTCTCTGATC AAGTTCGAACTTGTGACTTCGGCGCTGGTGCACCCGGCATTCAAAAGTCTGCCGAATGGCTCCGAACAGCTTTCCATGATGCCGCCACGTACGATACAGCAACGAAACTTGGAGGCCTCGATGCATCGATTCAATTCGAACTTGATCGCGCTGAGAATAAGGGTGCTGCGTTGAACAACACTCTGGCCGATATCTCCAGCTCGTACAACACTCGCGACTCCGCATCCGATCTCTTGGCTCTCGCAATGGTCATGGCAGTTGAGAAGTGTGGCGGTCTTGTCGTGCCTCTTCGCTTCGGCAGAGTCGATGCCACGAAGGAGGGAATTGCAGGTGTGCCAGAGGCTCATACCGATTTGGAGACAGCGCAGAAGCGATTCCAGACTATGGGCTTTAGCCAAGAGGAGATGATCACTCTTGTTGCTTGTGGCCACACCATCGGTGGAGTGCACAGTGTCGATCATCCGGAGATTGTGACTGAGGGCGGAGTCAGCGAGGAGAATGTGGCCAGATTCGATACGACAACTGGGAGCTTCGATAATGCGGTCGTGAACGAGTTCCTGAACAACACGACAAAGAATCCTCTGGTCGTGGCGAAGAACGATACTCTCAACTCTGACAAGCGTATCTTTACCTCGGACAAGAACCAGACCATGACCAAGCTTTCGGATCCAGCATATTTCAAGTCGCAATGCGAGTCGCTGCTAGAACGAATGATCAATACCGTTCCAGGCAACGTGCAATTGACAGAACCTTACCAACCAGCAGACATTCGGCCCACGATCAGCTCTTACCAACTCCGAGGCGACAAAGTCGAGCTTGCTGGCCGGATCCGCGTTCGAACAACAGAGAGCACCGGCAGAAACGCTTCTGACATCGAAGTAACCTTGCTTCCCGAGGATTCCACGCAGACCATCTCGACGACTATGGCAACCTTCAAAGGCGGATCATCATCCGGCTATAATAAGGAAATCTTCAACTGGTACGAGTTCAATTCGACCTTGGACGCAGGTGCGATCAAAGCATTCGACATCCAACTCAGTACTCGTTCGACAGGAAAGGTTGTCACGAACGACAACGGTGGCACAGGAGGCTTCCCACTAAATGCGGACATCTTCTGGCAGAGGGAGTCATCGTGCTTGGCATTCGATCAAAGTACTCAGACCACTCGCTTTTCTGTTGTTGTGGCGATTCGCGAACAAGTCGTAGAAAACGCTGCGCCGCAAATTGTCGTCGTGCAGCGAGAGACCATGCTAGGATCGCATATGCCTCATTTGGTCCAGGAGACGATCGAGATGAAGCGTACCGAGAAGGTCGTCGGAGGGTATGTGTTCTATCAGGCGGATGCTACGCTCAGAGATCAGAGTGTCAGTGGGACGATGTTTGATATTGTGGTTGGAGAGTCGAAGCTGGAATTCTTGGAGACGAATGATGTTGCTTCAAATGCGTGTCAGGTAGCTTCGTGA
- a CDS encoding uncharacterized protein (antiSMASH:Cluster_18), which yields MAAIQLNFTLRTSANVKTVHLLGSWDNYNGQLPLSKDSSKTGGWKGTFRFQGSTLKQGQRYWYYYIIDGYHVSHDPARESVTEPTTGRKLNTLDIPSSGAAAKTETSRKEARQSSRHNRTSSGVPKGRPLDKSQIVSPKPYKPQESLKVRTEQFAQPTLEQLTAKFAQQQLVESSDDSEDDSDSDVDSDVPSLSSSRSSGSSSVRSGASSPSSVSSNSSCCSCERYGITRAGNRVKLDCGGARCGYSDGSDCSSESEDDARRYKSGSTRRHGIVVRQ from the coding sequence ATGGCCGCTATCCAGCTCAACTTCACCCTGCGCACTTCCGCCAACGTCAAGACCGTCCACTTGCTCGGCTCCTGGGACAACTACAACGGACAACTTCCTTTGTCCAAGGACTCCTCCAAGACCGGCGGCTGGAAGGGCACCTTCCGCTTCCAGGGTTCCACCCTCAAGCAAGGCCAGCGCTACTGGTACTACTACATCATCGATGGCTACCACGTTTCCCACGACCCAGCCCGCGAGAGCGTCACCGAGCCCACCACCGGCCGCAAGCTCAACACCTTGGACATCCCATCCAGCGGTGCCGCAGCCAAGACCGAGACATCCCGCAAGGAAGCCCGCCAATCCTCGCGCCACAACCGCACTTCCTCTGGTGTGCCCAAGGGCCGTCCCCTCGACAAGAGCCAAATCGTCTCCCCAAAGCCATACAAGCCCCAAGAGTCCCTCAAGGTCCGCACCGAACAGTTCGCTCAGCCAACTCTCGAGCAATTGACCGCCAAATTCGCTCAGCAGCAACTCGTTGAGTCTTCCGACGACTCTGaggacgacagcgacagcgatgTCGACTCCGATGTCCCATCCCTCAGCTCTTCCCGCAGCTCCGGCTCCTCGTCCGTCCGCTCTGGCGCTTCTTCCCCAAGCTCTGTCTCCTCGAacagctcctgctgctcctgcgaaCGCTACGGCATCACCCGCGCAGGCAACCGCGTCAAGTTGGACTGCGGTGGTGCACGATGCGGATACTCTGACGGATCTGACTGCTCTTCCGAGTCTGAGGATGATGCTCGCCGCTACAAGTCTGGCTCTACCCGCCGCCACGGAATCGTTGTTCGTCAGTAG
- a CDS encoding uncharacterized protein (antiSMASH:Cluster_18): MRLLNTQTLKFGEFFDREIPEPYYILSHRWTRDEISYKDFKNGNNLSSIGYWKVIDFCGLVQERHGASWVWVDTICIDKRSSAELTEAINSMWNWYWRAEICYAYLDDIVGEDVSESQLGRSKWFTRGWTLQELLAPEFVQFLDRHWQPIGHKAARQSHHEKIGPDLKALLRNITGIGEHYLNDPWEIHSASIARRMSWASKRTTTREEDEAYCLLGLLDVNMPLLYGEGRGAFRRLQEELIRTSNDQSIFAFPAVPGHSRGLLARTTADYQFCGSIELSISEETASPCTFEMTNRGIRVQGRIVQCELDIGRFRGRDNDDDALWSTISGKVTLQDGREVLRVTGVPLNCFRMGLNCACIVILAPNYDPHKGTLLLRSNIIHYLGEEERSNLLIEMSHVETSAVTTIMVQA, translated from the coding sequence ATGCGGCTTCTCAACACGCAGACACTCAAGTTTGGAGAGTTTTTCGACCGGGAGATACCCGAGCCGTACTACATCCTTTCGCATCGATGGACCAGAGACGAAATATCATACAAAGACTTCAAGAATGGTAACAATCTGAGCAGTATTGGGTATTGGAAGGTGATTGACTTTTGTGGGCTCGTGCAAGAACGTCATGGTGCGAGCTGGGTATGGGTAGATACCATCTGCATCGACAAACGTTCCAGTGCTGAGCTCACCGAGGCGATCAATTCCATGTGGAATTGGTATTGGCGAGCTGAAATTTGCTATGCTTATTTGGATGACATTGTCGGTGAAGACGTGTCGGAATCCCAGTTGGGAAGGTCCAAATGGTTCACTCGCGGATGGACCCTGCAAGAACTTTTAGCGCCCGAATTTGTTCAGTTTCTCGATCGTCACTGGCAGCCGATAGGACACAAAGCCGCTCGACAATCACATCACGAGAAGATTGGCCCTGACCTCAAGGCTCTCTTGAGGAATATAACGGGCATTGGCGAGCACTACTTGAACGATCCATGGGAAATCCACAGCGCATCGATAGCTCGTCGGATGAGCTGGGCTTCAAAACGCACGACTACcagggaagaagacgaagcatATTGCCTCTTGGGCCTGCTCGACGTCAATATGCCACTTCTGTACGGCGAAGGGCGTGGAGCTTTTCGCAGACTGCAAGAAGAGCTGATCAGGACATCTAACGATCAGTCTATTTTCGCCTTCCCGGCTGTACCCGGACATAGTAGAGGTTTGCTTGCACGAACAACTGCCGATTACCAATTCTGTGGTTCCATCGAGCTCTCAATCTCGGAAGAAACCGCATCACCCTGCACATTCGAAATGACAAATCGAGGCATCAGAGTGCAAGGTCGTATCGTGCAGTGCGAATTGGACATTGGCCGCTTTCGTGGTCGTGacaacgatgatgatgccctTTGGAGCACGATCTCTGGAAAGGTCACGCTACAGGACGGTCGAGAAGTACTGCGAGTCACCGGCGTGCCGTTGAACTGCTTCAGAATGGGCCTCAATTGCGCTTGCATAGTCATATTGGCCCCAAATTACGATCCCCATAAAGGGACTTTGCTACTCAGGTCGAATATCATTCATTATCTTGGGGAAGAAGAACGAAGTAATCTGTTGATCGAGATGAGTCATGTAGAGACCTCAGCTGTCACCACTATCATGGTGCAGGCGTAA
- a CDS encoding uncharacterized protein (antiSMASH:Cluster_18): MDDSLISHYQDMGSRETSPDPIVLPSSPPSGRKMRSVRKARQSTPRKSRLSTVSRMTPSKEIVLDTPQLGPNDGSPWRIKVTVQAEQRDSPGKLVTRTTSIPLRSPSRSPTKKRKPTPKRKIVEEEEEEEEEEEEAEQPVAAKKPRGRKRKAAPSAEKTSAQPVSQVKQSIEQPVEEEDQNDDAFDVFGEAAALEAEQAMQAMDSSSRAQTPPNNRRASGRLSRLSAQWSNGTGRTQRLSRAREELDEALQDAVGDVTYYGDLTLSRAEDFTMVSLESLQTAKEASMLHNSHLSRSHLSTVKEGLEPVEKSALSVSYLPSSPPKQAQTVQYPDLSAVKGRTSLLSSWEPSVQRQGSLQSPFEPTSSARKRRKVSSPREESRADSRRVTELRASTSSRRTGSAKETPQEQWRREREAVSQQIREANPQNVVTVDDDVDMSDEDDQQDFGPETQLDVEAGDEDAGDLWHTEASRDIGQDSHRDNVAEQRTQDSQRSERVEDLFAHIPPKPLRSKIPPEPTNERRNSTDGSGVLTPPSTDRSSEDIQEEVGTVDLQGEANDQLQSEFTQPETEGTRYQDDDIGMFEDEEEEDELQQNDAMPQGADDESSDADIERQETPRSNLNRDGEYAPSRNDSKSPLSEVESLDAADKVLARSAIHSSAKSTRSSRAPERGIMQGAFPSDVEYQPKRSRRSTSRAQDTSAQDYENIAADNSHRSNMPQQNNTKPRRRPPRRPTADLTELLGLASSPAKPAPQEIKISEVGKPAQHLRQSASAGTQKVNSNEKHHPVKANGDTQHFEEVDFASPYRLKQTAVPAQNAFISPPKLTHDPSTGQLLAQPKRRGRRKKAGDQSLTETSMTDSFASSNNSLQQQEAAVGNGATRSGGEQINDMPAPRGGDLSNLSQQSEKPQSSSRDLVQQGILEQQRRDRETAALRKSALSRNVTQPDPIEVLQSSAVKRKENHLMRQWGDEEEHAAKRRALREPSHERPGTGISTREYHAPARSSRRSGDQEQLLRESIMSRTGLIPEHRRGQPQRKQFAVSYPDNEGHEQRHESEHANGHCRTISAADSNTDMPDDEGTRAPIEEETLDQEHSYEDQSTVHPEYQRSYEENLNLDSPAKIKVNFNDTLSFAEHVDQTSSWLAEARKRPALFDTSTPPQPKARVFPQPNFRPIALERPPGTPEQKRAAPLPGLNIFSKLGSALWNAVPRSKEPTEIYPENYNKAQQQNETSFATIITTHDDSTFTTSLRSQLRSRYGVLSSTHPWTMAHQRTLHRMLNSALSRRHDTLIPSSGPLPKQVFKLVDTTISSITGYKFLFTHQHAYVVWSFFQILVDDALVQDMKNGDVGFLGDKTARKIRGYLDPLRHGDDLVWTLEREAPEKVVRYVEDLAEKKEVLEWGFVARALGDCVGSNEILERRSAER; encoded by the exons ATGGACGATTCTCTCATTTCCCACTATCAGGACATGGGCAGTCGCGAAACTTCTCCCGACCCGATCGTGCTGCCTTCATCGCCTCCATCcgggaggaagatgaggagtgTGCGAAAGGCGCGACAGTCGACTCCTCGAAAATCTCGCCTCTCGACCGTGTCGCGCATGACGCCGAGTAAGGAAATCGTGCTGGACACCCCGCAACTTGGACCCAACGATGGAAGCCCGTGGAGGATCAAGGTGACTGTGCAGGCGGAGCAGAGGGACAGTCCAGGGAAGCTCGtcacgaggacgacgagcatTCCATTGAGAAGTCCGAGTCGGTCCCCCAccaagaagagaaagccgacaccaaagaggaaaattgtggaagaagaggaggaggaggaggaggaggaggaggaggcagagCAACCCgtggcagcgaagaagcccagagggagaaagaggaaggcAGCACCAAGCGCAGAGAAAACAAGTGCGCAGCCAGTCTCGCAGGTGAAGCAGAGTATCGAGCAGCctgtggaagaagaggaccaAAACGACGACGCATTCGACGTGTTCGGGGAAGCTGCCGCCCTGGAGGCCGAGCAAGCCATGCAGGCCATGGACTCTTCATCACGAGCGCAAACCCCACCGAACAACCGCCGTGCCAGTGGACGCCTATCACGACTTTCTGCGCAATGGTCTAACGGGACCGGCCGGACACAACGACTTAGTAGAGCTCGCGAAGAACTTGACGAAGCATTGCAGGATGCTGTTGGAGATGTGACCTACTACGGGGACTTGACGCTCAGTAGAGCTGAGGACTTTACCATGGTGTCACTGGAGAGCTTGCAGACTGCCAAGGAAGCAAGCATGCTGCATAACTCACACCTCTCGCGATCGCATTTGTCTACTGTGAAGGAGGGATTGGAGCCAGTGGAGAAGTCAGCATTAAGTGTGAGCTACCTGCCGAGCAGTCCTCCGAAGCAAGCACAAACCGTGCAGTATCCAGACCTTTCTGCGGTCAAGGGACGAAcatcgctgctgtcatcGTGGGAGCCTTCGGTGCAGAGACAAGGTAGCTTGCAGAGTCCTTTCGAGCCTACGAGTTCGGCAAGGAAGCGACGAAAAGTCTCCAGCCCGAGAGAAGAGAGTCGTGCCGATAGTCGAAGAGTCACAGAATTGAGAGCTTCGACAAGCAGTCGCAGGACTGGAAGTGCGAAGGAAACCCCGCAAGAACAGTGGCGAAGGGAGCGCGAGGCCGTCAGTCAACAAATCCGGGAAGCGAATCCACAGAATGTCGTGACTGtcgacgacgatgtcgacatgagcgatgaagatgatcaaCAAGATTTCGGACCCGAGACTCAACTAGACGTCGAAGCTGGAGACGAGGACGCTGGTGATCTATGGCACACTGAGGCCTCACGCGACATCGGACAAGACTCACATCGTGACAACGTAGCCGAGCAACGAACGCAGGATTCGCAGAGGTCAGAGAGGGTGGAAGATTTGTTCGCACACATACCGCCGAAACCACTTCGGTCTAAGATACCTC CAGAGCCCACGAACGAGCGCCGCAATAGCACCGACGGAAGTGGTGTGCTGACACCGCCGAGTACTGATCGAAGCAGTGAAGATATTCAGGAGGAAGTCGGGACTGTTGACTTGCAGGGAGAAGCCAATGATCAGCTTCAAAGCGAATTCACTCAGCCTGAGACGGAAGGAACACGGTACCAGGACGATGATATCGGGATgtttgaagatgaagaagaggaggatgaacTGCAGCAGAACGATGCGATGCCTCAGGGTGCAGACGACGAATCTTCTGACGCCGATATTGAACGCCAGGAAACACCTCGAAGCAACTTGAATCGCGACGGAGAATACGCGCCAAGCAGGAATGATAGTAAAAGCCCGCTTTCTGAAGTCGAGAGCCTTGACGCGGCCGACAAGGTGCTCGCTCGATCGGCCATTCACTCGTCGGCCAAGAGCACGCGATCATCTCGCGCACCTGAACGCGGCATCATGCAGGGCGCGTTTCCAAGTGATGTTGAGTACCAGCCAAAACGTTCGCGACGGAGCACAAGTCGCGCACAAGACACATCGGCCCAGGACTACGAGAACATCGCCGCCGACAACTCGCATCGGAGCAACATGCCACAACAAAACAATACGAAGCCTCGACGAAGGCCTCCGAGAAGACCGACCGCGGACTTGACGGAATTGCTGGGTCTGGCGAGTAGTCCTGCAAAGCCCGCGCCTCAAGAAATCAAGATCAGCGAGGTGGGAAAGCCAGCCCAACACCTAAGACAAAGCGCGTCCGCCGGCACACAGAAGGTGAACTCGAACGAGAAGCACCATCCTGTCAAAGCGAACGGCGACACGCAGCActttgaagaagtcgacttCGCATCGCCATACCGGCTGAAACAAACGGCTGTTCCAGCTCAGAATGCTTTCATTTCTCCTCCGAAACTTACGCACGATCCTAGCACAGGACAATTATTGGCGCAGCCGAAGAGGAGgggaaggagaaagaaggcTGGTGATCAAAGTTTGACGGAGACCTCGATGACCGATAGCttcgccagcagcaacaatagtctgcagcagcaagaggctGCAGTTGGAAATGGCGCTACGCGGAGCGGTGGGGAGCAGATCAACGATATGCCAGCACCTAGAGGTGGAGATCTGTCGAATCTGTCCCAACAATCTGAAAAGCCGCAATCGTCATCAAGAGACCTGGTACAGCAAGGTATCTTGGAACAGCAACGCAGAGACCGCGAAACGGCGGCGCTTCGCAAAAGTGCACTTTCGAGGAATGTAACTCAACCCGACCCGATCGAGGTACTCCAGTCAAGTGCTGTCAAGAGAAAAGAGAACCATTTGATGAGACAGTGgggtgacgaagaagagcatgctGCTAAGCGTCGAGCACTTCGCGAGCCATCGCATGAAAGACCAGGGACGGGAATCAGCACCCGGGAGTATCACGCGCCAGCTAGGTCAAGCCGAAGAAGCGGTGACCAGGAACAGCTACTGCGGGAGAGCATCATGTCGAGAACGGGCTTAATACCTGAGCATCGCCGCGGACAGCCTCAACGAAAGCAGTTCGCAGTTTCATACCCTGACAATGAAGGCCATGAACAAAGGCACGAGTCAGAGCATGCGAATGGCCACTGTCGCACCATCAGCGCTGCAGACAGCAATACCGATATGCCTGACGATGAGGGTACTCGTGCccctatagaagaagaaacgctTGACCAGGAACACTCCTATGAAGACCAGTCGACAGTGCATCCCGAATACCAGCGAAGTTACGAAGAGAACTTGAATCTCGACTCACCGGCCAAAATCAAGGTCAACTTCAACGATACACTGTCCTTCGCTGAGCACGTTGATCAGACGTCCTCCTGGCTGGCCGAAGCGCGAAAACGACCTGCACTGTTTGATACCTCAACTCCACCACAACCGAAAGCGCGAGTCTTTCCGCAACCAAACTTCCGACCAATAGCTTTGGAACGTCCGCCAGGAACACCCGAGCAGAAGAGAGCTGCTCCACTCCCTGGTCTCAACATCTTCAGCAAACTCGGCTCTGCCCTCTGGAATGCTGTCCCTCGCTCCAAAGAGCCCACGGAAATCTACCCGGAGAACTACAATAAGGCTCAGCAACAAAATGAGACCTCATTCGCCACGATTATTACTACTCACGATGATTCCACCTTCACCACCTCCCTTCGCTCCCAGCTTCGTTCTCGTTACGGAGTACTGTCGTCAACTCATCCTTGGACTATGGCTCACCAGCGCACCCTCCACCGCATGCTCAACTCTGCTCTTTCGCGCCGTCACGACACCTTGATCCCGTCTTCTGGCCCTCTTCCAAAGCAGGTCTTCAAGCTCGTTGACACGACGATTTCATCCATCACCGGCTACAAATTCCTTTTCACGCATCAACATGCTTACGTCGTGTGGTCATTCTTCCAAATCTTGGTTGACGACGCTTTGGTCCAGGATATGAAGAATGGTGACGTGGGATTCCTTGGCGATAAGACTGCGAGGAAGATCAGAGGATATCTTGATCCATTGCGGCATGGAGATGATTTGGTTTGGACGCTCGAGAGAGAAGCTCCGGAGAAGGTTGTGCGTTATGTCGAGGATTtggccgagaagaaggaagtacTTGAGTGGGGATTTGTGGCGAGGGCACTGGGTGATTGTGTCGGAAGCAATGAGATCctggagaggaggagtgCAGAGAGGTGA
- a CDS encoding uncharacterized protein (antiSMASH:Cluster_18) has product MGVSGLFKELGPGQRISVAKLSVQHFSTHGRPLRLAIDISIWLFQILASKGGSNPALRTFYYRLLRLLSLNIHPLFVFDGPNKPAFKRNKKVGGPGVRVASVPEFLAKELLRKFGYPWHVAPGEAEAECALLQREGVVDAVLSEDVDTLMFGSGVLWRSWTAEGKGKVPTHCTVYRADEVEEKSGLDKEGMILVALMSGGDYIVEGIPGCGPKVACDAARAGFGRELCELARKRDVNGLKEWRERLTHEIRTNESKFFTKRNSKLAIPDDFPNREVLRYYTDPCVSTLDKVARLKAEVKWDMEMDFPALRAFAADAFDWRCIGGAKKFIKNLAPAILVRELRLMGEKDERLNTDAQAEREQQYVLAIHGSRNHAATDGELEYRITFIPQGLVPIDLSVEDEDDEFVPAGGADEEMEAEDEWAQIPSSTQDESDVPTSPTKKRTFKPYHPDQPEKLWLLRDFLKVGCPLHVEDYEDKSKDPKEFFKQRRKARAAARGDTNVHAKKTRRKKNELDSSQMPIDAFGTLTKSSQASVLEVSGSQARKPLQTVNTGANVGSKKPSKASEKETDIDDVVASVSRFQKPRALSPSARKTVPDPMTYNFETDDEETPKAAKIAPPPKPNADFFKPFGGTRPSASQQTPPRRKRRSDEVASPALSQRSITSWLSPSPRKQAAPQRPNEVISLVSSSPAKSVECPRPSSPTPERFRGGFIRSESDDVVDFATPKLPDSVTKRRRKTPLRRAQTAPSAGEDQLDLPLATARHRPTTPDPTPPGDTVEAMDLASPLPTRAPVQDKPGPPPTEVPVSALPGTHARKVSRTSTSMPASASSRSSVSNSLRRSPRTSTSKTIKTIAAVQQSRLSTKITKTRIVTRESLPGAWKEVVEAETLDMTGDGSGWKQSGGKATLVSTTVETGNGRVGKGWRKSGVEVLDLTGA; this is encoded by the coding sequence ATGGGGGTCTCTGGCCTCTTCAAGGAACTTGGGCCTGGCCAGCGCATCAGTGTCGCCAAACTCTCCGTCCAGCATTTCTCCACCCATGGACGACCCCTCCGACTGGCGATTGACATTTCCATTTGGCTGTTCCAGATACTCGCCTCCAAAGGCGGTTCCAATCCTGCTCTCCGAACATTCTACTACCGACTTTTACGACTATTGTCGCTCAACATACATCCACTATTCGTCTTCGATGGACCGAACAAGCCAGCCTTTAAGCGCAACAAGAAGGTTGGAGGGCCAGGCGTCAGAGTCGCTAGTGTGCCCGAGTTTCTGGCCAAGGAATTATTGAGGAAATTTGGATATCCGTGGCATGTTGCGCCTGGCGAGGCCGAGGCAGAGTGTGCGCTTCTACAGAGGGAAGGCGTGGTAGACGCGGTCTTGAGCGAAGATGTGGACACATTGATGTTTGGAAGTGGTGTGCTGTGGAGGAGCTGGACCGCGgaaggcaagggcaaggtTCCGACACACTGCACTGTCTATCGCGCCGAcgaagtagaagaaaagagtGGGTTGGATAAAGAGGGCATGATCTTGGTCGCGTTGATGAGTGGAGGAGATTACATTGTTGAGGGTATTCCTGGTTGCGGGCCCAAGGTTGCATGCGACGCCGCCAGAGCTGGCTTTGGAAGAGAGCTGTGCGAACTGGCTAGGAAGAGGGATGTCAATGGGTTGAAGGAGTGGAGAGAGCGCCTGACACACGAAATCCGGACCAACGAGAGCAAATTCTTCACGAAGAGAAACAGCAAACTCGCGATACCGGACGATTTCCCGAATAGAGaagtccttagatactacACGGACCCGTGTGTGAGCACGCTGGACAAGGTAGCGCGACTAAAGGCTGAGGTGAAGTGGGATATGGAGATGGACTTCCCGGCATTGAGAGCTTTCGCGGCCGATGCGTTCGATTGGAGATGTATTGGTGGTGCGAAAAAGTTCATCAAAAATCTTGCCCCTGCTATCTTAGTGCGCGAGTTGCGACTGATGGGCGAGAAAGACGAGCGGCTTAACACAGACGCACAAGCAGAGAGAGAGCAGCAGTATGTGTTGGCGATTCATGGCAGTCGCAACCATGCTGCAACCGATGGAGAGCTCGAGTATCGTATCACATTCATTCCTCAAGGCCTGGTCCCTATCGATCTGAgtgtcgaagacgaggacgacgagttTGTTCCTGCTGGGGGTGCCGATGAGGAGATGGAAGCTGAAGACGAATGGGCCCAGATACCCAGCAGCACACAAGACGAGTCAGATGTGCCAACCTCTCCCACCAAGAAACGCACTTTCAAGCCTTATCATCCAGATCAGCCGGAGAAGCTTTGGCTGTTGCGCGACTTTCTCAAGGTTGGATGCCCTCTACATGTTGAAGACTATGAGGACAAATCAAAAGATCCGAAAGAGTTCTTCAAGCAGAGGCGAAAGGCGAGGGCTGCTGCGAGGGGCGATACGAATGTGCATGCAAAGAAGACACGTcgcaagaagaacgagctGGACTCGTCCCAAATGCCCATCGATGCGTTTGGCACTTTGACTAAATCTTCACAAGCGTCTGTGCTTGAAGTGAGTGGATCGCAGGCTCGGAAACCACTGCAGACTGTTAATACCGGTGCTAATGTGGGATCCAAGAAGCCGAGCAAGGCGTCGGAGAAGGAGACAGATATCGATGATGTGGTCGCCTCGGTCTCCAGATTTCAGAAGCCTCGAGCGCTCTCTCCTTCTGCGCGCAAAACTGTCCCAGATCCAATGACGTACAACTTTGAgacagatgatgaagaaacGCCGAAAGCTGCGAAGATTGCACCTCCTCCGAAGCCGAATGCAGACTTCTTCAAGCCATTTGGGGGAACGAGACCCTCTGCATCGCAACAGACTCCGCCGCGCCGCAAGAGGCGTTCTGACGAGGTTGCAAGTCCGGCGTTGAGTCAACGATCAATCACCAGCTGGTTGTCACCTTCTCCGCGGAAGCAAGCGGCACCACAGAGGCCGAATGAAGTTATCTCACTTGTTTCATCGTCACCAGCGAAATCAGTGGAATGTCCTCGCCCAAGCTCTCCGACACCAGAGCGCTTCCGCGGAGGATTCATTCGCAGTGAGAGTGATGATGTGGTGGACTTTGCTACGCCAAAGCTTCCTGATTCTgtgacgaagaggagaagaaagacgCCGCTGAGAAGGGCGCAAACCGCTCCTTCAGCAGGAGAGGATCAACTCGATCTGCCACTCGCTACGGCAAGGCATCGGCCTACCACACCAGATCCGACGCCTCCTGGGGACACCGTCGAAGCCATGGACCTCGCAAGTCCGCTCCCCACCCGCGCCCCTGTGCAGGACAAGCCTGGCCCACCTCCAACTGAAGTTCCAGTGTCTGCCCTACCAGGCACTCATGCTCGCAAAGTATCCCggacatcgacatcaatgCCTGCCTCTGCCTCATCCCGTTCGTCCGTCTCGAACTCGCTTCGTCGCTCTCCTCGCACTTCGACTTCCAAGACTATAAAGACAATCGCGGCCGTACAGCAATCTCGCCTCTCGACCAAGATCACCAAGACTCGGATCGTGACCCGGGAAAGTCTTCCAGGCGCGTGGAAAGAAGTCGTCGAAGCGGAGACGTTGGATATGACAGGTGATGGTAGTGGGTGGAAGCAGAGTGGTGGCAAGGCGACACTGGTATCTACTACAGTGGAGACTGGGAACGGAAGAGTTGGAAAGGGTTGGAGAAAGAGTGGTGTTGAAGTTTTGGATTTGACTGGAGCTTGA